In the genome of Pseudomonas sp. LBUM920, one region contains:
- a CDS encoding DUF1820 family protein, producing MTKREAPIYKVIFLNQGQVFEMYAKQIYQSDLWGFLEVEEFVFGERTQLVVDPGEEKLKAQFEGVVRSFVPMHSIVRIDEVERLGTPKISEARGTSNVMPFPMPMPEK from the coding sequence ATGACCAAACGTGAAGCTCCAATCTATAAGGTGATTTTCCTTAACCAGGGCCAGGTGTTCGAAATGTACGCCAAGCAGATCTATCAAAGTGATCTGTGGGGCTTCCTGGAAGTGGAAGAGTTCGTCTTTGGCGAGCGCACCCAGTTGGTCGTCGATCCGGGCGAGGAAAAACTGAAGGCGCAGTTTGAAGGCGTGGTGCGCAGCTTTGTGCCGATGCATTCGATTGTGCGCATCGACGAAGTCGAGCGCCTGGGCACGCCGAAGATCAGCGAGGCGCGGGGTACCAGCAATGTCATGCCGTTTCCGATGCCGATGCCTGAGAAGTAG
- the miaB gene encoding tRNA (N6-isopentenyl adenosine(37)-C2)-methylthiotransferase MiaB: MAKKLYIETHGCQMNEYDSSRMVDLLGEHQALEVTARAEDADVILLNTCSIRERAQDRVYSQLGRWRELKLANPDMVIAVGGCVASQEGAAIRDRAPYVDVVFGPQTLHRLPEMIDAARITKLPQVDVSFPEIEKFDHLPEPRIDGPSAYVSVMEGCSKYCTFCVVPYTRGEEVSRPFDDVLAEIIHLAENGVREVTLLGQNVNGYRGQTHDGRLADLAELIRVVAAVDGIERIRYTTSHPLEFSDSLIQAHAEVPELVKHLHLPVQSGSDRILSAMKRNHTALEYKSKLRKLRAAVPGICISSDFIVGFPGETEKDFEQTMKLIEDVGFDFSYSFVYSQRPGTPAADLADETPEALKKERLNALQHRLNQQGFEISRQMVGSIQRILVTDYSKKDPGELQGRTENNRIVNFRCDNPTLIGQFADVHIDAAQPHSLRGSLVQ; encoded by the coding sequence ATGGCCAAGAAGCTTTACATCGAAACCCACGGTTGCCAGATGAACGAGTACGACAGCTCGCGCATGGTCGATCTGCTGGGCGAACATCAGGCCCTGGAAGTCACCGCCCGCGCCGAAGATGCCGACGTTATCCTGCTCAATACCTGCTCGATTCGTGAGCGCGCCCAGGACCGTGTGTACTCTCAACTGGGCCGCTGGCGCGAGTTGAAACTGGCCAACCCGGACATGGTGATTGCCGTTGGCGGCTGCGTGGCCAGCCAGGAAGGCGCCGCGATCCGCGACCGCGCGCCCTACGTCGACGTGGTTTTCGGCCCGCAAACCTTGCACCGCCTGCCGGAAATGATCGACGCGGCACGTATCACCAAGCTGCCGCAGGTGGATGTGTCGTTCCCGGAAATCGAAAAATTCGACCACTTGCCCGAGCCGCGCATCGACGGCCCGAGCGCCTATGTGTCGGTGATGGAAGGCTGCAGCAAGTACTGCACCTTCTGCGTGGTGCCCTACACCCGTGGTGAAGAAGTCAGCCGGCCGTTTGATGACGTGCTGGCGGAAATTATCCACCTGGCCGAAAACGGTGTGCGCGAAGTGACCCTGCTGGGCCAAAACGTCAACGGCTATCGCGGCCAGACCCACGATGGTCGCCTGGCCGACCTCGCAGAGTTGATCCGCGTGGTGGCCGCCGTCGATGGCATCGAGCGCATTCGCTACACCACCTCGCACCCGCTGGAGTTCTCCGACAGTCTGATCCAGGCCCACGCCGAAGTGCCGGAGCTGGTCAAACACCTGCACTTGCCGGTGCAATCGGGCTCGGACCGCATTCTGTCGGCGATGAAGCGCAACCACACCGCCCTGGAATACAAATCCAAACTGCGCAAACTGCGCGCGGCGGTGCCGGGTATCTGCATCAGCTCGGACTTTATCGTCGGCTTTCCTGGGGAGACCGAGAAAGATTTCGAGCAGACCATGAAGCTGATCGAAGACGTCGGTTTCGACTTCTCCTACTCGTTCGTCTACAGCCAGCGCCCGGGCACCCCGGCTGCCGACTTGGCGGATGAAACCCCCGAAGCGCTGAAAAAAGAGCGCCTCAATGCTCTGCAACATCGCCTGAACCAGCAAGGTTTCGAAATCAGCCGACAAATGGTCGGCTCGATCCAGCGCATCCTGGTCACCGACTATTCGAAAAAAGACCCGGGCGAGCTGCAAGGCCGTACCGAAAACAACCGCATCGTCAACTTCCGCTGCGACAACCCGACCCTGATCGGCCAGTTTGCCGATGTGCACATTGACGCGGCGCAACCGCACTCGTTGCGCGGGTCGTTGGTTCAGTAA
- a CDS encoding PhoH family protein — MNAPIEPHRFLLEPFEARRFANLCGQFDEHLRLIEQRLSIEIRNRGNQFELIGEPQHTTSAENLLRRLYRETKGSELSPETVHLYLQESAVQDLANNPVAEASVALRTKKGMIRPRGLNQQRYVKEILGNDINFGIGPAGTGKTYLAVACAVDALEREQVRRILLVRPAVEAGEKLGFLPGDLAQKIDPYLRPLYDALYEMLGFEYVAKLIERQVIEIAPLAYMRGRTLNNSFIILDESQNTTVEQMKMFLTRIGFGSTAVITGDVTQVDLPKGTKSGLAQVIEVLKDVPGISFTHFMPKDVVRHPLVQRIVEAYERFDHKDDAPAKDVRRDA; from the coding sequence TTGAACGCACCCATAGAACCTCATCGTTTTCTCCTCGAGCCTTTTGAGGCTCGCCGTTTCGCCAACCTGTGCGGACAGTTCGACGAGCACCTGCGCCTGATCGAACAACGCCTGAGCATCGAGATCCGCAACCGCGGCAATCAGTTCGAGCTTATTGGTGAACCCCAGCACACCACGTCTGCAGAAAACCTGCTCCGCCGCCTCTACCGCGAAACCAAGGGTAGCGAGCTGTCGCCGGAGACCGTGCACCTGTACCTGCAGGAATCTGCCGTGCAAGACCTGGCGAACAACCCGGTTGCCGAAGCCAGCGTGGCCTTGCGCACCAAAAAAGGCATGATTCGCCCACGCGGCTTGAATCAGCAGCGCTACGTCAAAGAAATCCTCGGTAACGACATCAATTTCGGCATCGGCCCCGCCGGTACCGGCAAGACCTATCTGGCCGTGGCCTGTGCGGTGGACGCCCTGGAGCGCGAGCAAGTACGCCGCATCCTGCTCGTGCGCCCGGCGGTCGAGGCCGGCGAAAAGCTTGGCTTCCTGCCCGGCGACCTGGCCCAGAAGATTGACCCGTACCTGCGCCCGCTCTATGACGCGCTGTACGAGATGCTCGGCTTTGAATACGTGGCCAAACTGATCGAGCGCCAGGTGATCGAGATCGCCCCACTGGCCTACATGCGTGGGCGTACGCTGAACAACAGCTTCATCATCCTCGACGAAAGCCAGAACACCACCGTCGAACAGATGAAGATGTTCCTGACCCGTATCGGTTTCGGCTCAACCGCTGTGATCACCGGTGACGTGACCCAGGTCGACCTGCCCAAGGGCACCAAGTCGGGCCTGGCCCAAGTCATCGAAGTGCTCAAGGACGTGCCGGGCATCAGCTTTACGCATTTCATGCCCAAAGACGTAGTGCGTCACCCGCTGGTGCAGCGCATCGTCGAAGCCTACGAGCGCTTCGACCACAAGGACGACGCACCCGCCAAGGACGTTCGCCGCGATGCTTGA
- the ybeY gene encoding rRNA maturation RNase YbeY: MLELDLQLATEAPAPSEEQFRQWCTLALRQRTADSELTIRLVDEPEGRELNHTWRQKDYATNVLSFPADVPDELLDIPLLGDLVICVEVVEREAKEQGKELEAHWAHLVIHGCLHLLGYDHIDDDEALEMETLEQTLLAELGHRDPYADDEIETTPH; encoded by the coding sequence ATGCTTGAGCTTGACCTGCAGCTGGCCACCGAAGCGCCCGCCCCCAGCGAAGAACAGTTCCGCCAATGGTGCACGCTGGCCCTGCGCCAGCGCACCGCCGACTCGGAGCTGACCATCCGCCTGGTGGACGAGCCCGAAGGCCGCGAACTGAATCACACTTGGCGTCAAAAGGATTACGCGACGAACGTGCTGTCCTTCCCAGCCGACGTGCCGGATGAGTTACTGGACATCCCGCTGCTGGGCGACCTGGTGATCTGTGTCGAGGTGGTGGAACGCGAAGCCAAGGAGCAAGGCAAGGAACTTGAGGCCCATTGGGCCCATCTAGTGATCCACGGCTGCTTGCATCTCTTGGGTTACGACCATATAGACGATGACGAAGCGCTAGAGATGGAAACACTGGAACAAACGTTGCTTGCTGAATTGGGTCACCGCGACCCTTATGCAGACGACGAAATCGAAACTACACCTCACTGA
- a CDS encoding tetratricopeptide repeat protein, which yields MKRTGRTLVLGCLLLLQPLLAHAQAQAGGNSLLIPAMGRCTLNTQPDSQAEALSACQKQADGGDAQAQYELGEYYHDDKNPARDLNKALSYFEKASLQGHAQAQFQLGNMFFKGEGVPANNVQAYIVLKMAAVNGAEDALDTADEVAEHMQRDELEVATQVLGQIFRNYLQELQSADGRSPFSPLP from the coding sequence ATGAAACGCACCGGCCGCACCCTGGTTCTGGGCTGCCTGTTGCTCCTTCAGCCGCTGCTGGCACATGCACAAGCACAAGCAGGCGGCAACTCGTTGTTAATCCCAGCGATGGGTCGTTGCACCCTCAATACCCAGCCAGACAGCCAGGCCGAAGCCCTGAGCGCGTGCCAGAAACAGGCCGACGGCGGGGATGCGCAGGCGCAATACGAGTTGGGCGAGTACTACCACGACGACAAAAACCCCGCGCGCGACCTCAACAAAGCCTTGAGCTACTTCGAGAAAGCGTCGTTGCAGGGCCACGCCCAGGCGCAATTTCAGTTGGGCAACATGTTCTTCAAAGGCGAAGGCGTGCCGGCCAACAACGTCCAGGCGTATATCGTGCTGAAAATGGCCGCGGTCAACGGCGCTGAAGACGCGCTGGACACCGCCGACGAAGTCGCCGAGCACATGCAGCGTGATGAGTTGGAAGTGGCAACCCAGGTGCTGGGCCAGATCTTCCGCAATTACTTGCAGGAATTGCAGAGTGCGGATGGGCGTTCGCCGTTCTCGCCATTGCCTTAA